The proteins below are encoded in one region of uncultured Cohaesibacter sp.:
- a CDS encoding heme-degrading domain-containing protein, whose product MTKLTELNDTDLLAAITTQEDELRFEDFSVATAHTLGNRFVALAKERSLPIAIDITCAGHCLFHMAMEGATPDNAEWIERKKRVVGRFHHSSLYMGLLCKLSDTVLETRFHLPPNQFAPHGGCFPIRLKGGAVIGTITVSGLPQVEDHALVTEVIAEYLGAA is encoded by the coding sequence GTGACCAAGTTGACCGAACTGAATGACACCGATCTGCTGGCCGCGATCACGACGCAGGAAGATGAGCTTCGCTTTGAAGACTTCTCGGTCGCGACCGCCCACACGCTGGGCAACAGGTTCGTGGCGCTCGCCAAAGAACGGTCTCTGCCCATCGCCATCGACATCACTTGCGCCGGGCATTGCCTGTTCCACATGGCCATGGAAGGCGCCACCCCCGACAATGCCGAGTGGATTGAACGCAAGAAGCGCGTCGTGGGCCGGTTCCATCACAGCTCCCTCTACATGGGCCTGTTGTGCAAGCTGTCCGACACCGTATTGGAGACACGCTTTCACCTGCCGCCCAACCAGTTCGCCCCTCACGGTGGCTGCTTCCCTATCAGGCTCAAGGGTGGAGCGGTGATCGGCACGATCACGGTGTCCGGCCTGCCACAGGTGGAGGACCATGCGCTCGTCACCGAAGTCATAGCGGAATATCTCGGCGCGGCCTGA
- a CDS encoding ABC transporter permease produces the protein MRPSDLRSSAERRSIRPPALATILILPGLLLLVWHLGSTHGWFNAYLLPPPIEVWTAAVDLWGKGLLAEHLGVSLMRVLIGFALSGLSALLLAALNYRFPLARRMTFLPLEAIRVIPPLALVPVLILWFGIGEGSKLAVIVLASFFPVYLSALTALQTVDPKLLQMAQTLNLSPLERVRFVLIPGASAGLATGLRLGFGYAWRALVGAELIAASAGLGYLILDSEELARTDRIFVGIIVIALTGMILDAIFRRMLPRDDRQRMLGGIF, from the coding sequence ATGCGGCCATCGGACCTCCGGAGCTCCGCTGAAAGGCGCAGCATACGCCCCCCTGCTCTGGCGACTATTCTGATCCTGCCGGGTCTGCTTTTGCTGGTCTGGCATCTTGGCTCGACCCATGGCTGGTTCAACGCCTATCTGTTGCCGCCGCCGATCGAGGTCTGGACTGCTGCGGTTGATCTCTGGGGCAAGGGCCTGCTCGCCGAACATCTCGGCGTCAGCCTGATGCGTGTGCTGATCGGCTTTGCCCTCTCTGGCCTGTCCGCTCTGCTGCTCGCCGCGCTCAACTACCGCTTCCCTCTCGCCCGACGCATGACCTTCCTGCCGCTCGAAGCCATCCGCGTTATCCCCCCTCTGGCGCTGGTTCCGGTGCTCATTCTCTGGTTCGGCATTGGTGAAGGCTCAAAGCTCGCCGTCATTGTGCTGGCGAGCTTCTTCCCGGTCTATTTGTCGGCCCTGACAGCGCTGCAGACCGTCGATCCCAAACTGCTCCAGATGGCGCAAACCCTCAATCTCAGCCCCCTCGAGCGCGTCCGCTTCGTGCTCATCCCCGGTGCCAGCGCTGGCCTCGCAACGGGATTGCGCCTCGGCTTTGGCTATGCCTGGCGCGCACTGGTCGGCGCCGAGCTGATCGCCGCCAGCGCGGGCCTTGGCTATCTCATTCTAGACTCAGAGGAGTTGGCCCGAACCGACCGGATCTTCGTCGGCATCATCGTCATTGCGCTGACGGGGATGATCCTTGACGCCATTTTCCGCCGGATGCTGCCAAGGGATGACCGGCAAAGGATGCTCGGGGGGATTTTCTGA
- a CDS encoding PhzF family phenazine biosynthesis protein has protein sequence MNIQRIAAFSQGTSGGNPAGVVLLNETADEKDMARIAADVGYSETAFAVPEDDSGSSWRVRYFSPESEVPFCGHATIALGAALGERKGAGTYALMLNNASITVDVEETSEGMFATLQSPPTNSQPVSNADLQALLSLFGLTEADLDPRLAPARIHGGADHILLPLKDRSRLAAMTYDLDAGRNLMRQLGLITVMLVFIEDTRTFVARNAFASGGVLEDPATGAAAAAFAGYLRDAGWPHGGQFTIRQGEDMGSPSLIKVELDDTPGAPVRVSGRTRQITD, from the coding sequence ATGAACATACAAAGAATCGCAGCCTTCAGCCAAGGCACATCAGGGGGCAACCCCGCAGGCGTGGTCCTGCTCAACGAAACGGCTGACGAAAAAGACATGGCACGCATCGCCGCAGATGTCGGCTATTCGGAAACGGCCTTCGCCGTCCCTGAAGATGACAGCGGCTCCTCGTGGCGGGTACGCTATTTCTCGCCCGAATCCGAGGTACCCTTCTGCGGTCACGCAACGATTGCCCTCGGCGCGGCGCTTGGTGAGCGCAAGGGTGCGGGCACCTATGCCCTGATGCTCAACAACGCCTCCATCACGGTCGATGTCGAAGAGACCTCTGAAGGCATGTTTGCGACGCTCCAGTCCCCACCAACCAACAGCCAGCCGGTGTCAAACGCGGATCTGCAGGCTCTTCTCTCCCTGTTCGGCTTGACGGAAGCCGACCTCGACCCGCGACTCGCTCCGGCCCGCATTCATGGTGGTGCGGATCATATCCTGCTGCCGTTGAAGGACCGCTCAAGGCTCGCCGCCATGACCTACGATCTGGACGCCGGGCGCAATCTCATGCGCCAACTGGGCCTCATCACGGTGATGCTGGTTTTCATCGAAGACACTCGCACATTCGTCGCCCGCAATGCCTTTGCATCCGGCGGCGTGCTCGAAGACCCTGCGACCGGTGCAGCGGCCGCTGCCTTTGCCGGCTACCTGCGTGATGCGGGTTGGCCTCACGGCGGACAGTTCACCATCCGGCAGGGCGAGGATATGGGCAGCCCATCCCTGATCAAGGTTGAGCTCGACGACACACCGGGAGCACCCGTCCGCGTTTCGGGCCGCACCCGGCAGATCACGGACTGA
- a CDS encoding ATP-binding cassette domain-containing protein, producing MPWATLEQNLLLALQANRNMAKAEKIRRVARMIAALDLTPFAKSKPAALSGGMAQRAALGRALLQEPRLLLMDEPFASLDALTRMDMHDLLLSLHDNNPCTILFVTHDLEEAVKLADRVVVMEQGGIVEDCPIRLAKPRDPDDADIRTIQRHLRQLVTKRSEPTHQ from the coding sequence CTGCCATGGGCAACTCTCGAGCAGAATCTGCTGCTGGCCCTTCAAGCAAACAGGAACATGGCAAAGGCGGAAAAAATCAGGCGCGTTGCCCGAATGATTGCCGCCCTTGACCTCACACCTTTTGCCAAGAGCAAACCGGCAGCCCTCTCCGGCGGCATGGCCCAAAGGGCAGCACTGGGCCGGGCCCTGCTGCAGGAGCCGCGGCTTCTTCTGATGGATGAGCCTTTTGCATCCCTTGATGCCCTCACCCGCATGGACATGCACGATCTGTTGCTTTCCCTCCATGACAATAACCCCTGCACCATCCTGTTCGTCACCCACGATCTCGAAGAGGCGGTGAAACTCGCCGACCGCGTGGTTGTGATGGAACAGGGCGGGATTGTTGAGGACTGCCCGATCAGGCTCGCCAAGCCAAGAGATCCGGACGACGCGGACATCCGCACCATTCAGCGCCATTTGCGCCAACTGGTCACCAAACGATCCGAACCCACACACCAATAA
- a CDS encoding ATP-binding cassette domain-containing protein — translation MDMINHQNPVEILGLSRSFSQTGDTRNRVLHNLSLSIAEHEIVALVGRSGCGKTTLLHCLAGLVSPESGTILPRIWQPTQPWSSKIIDCCHGQLSSRICCWPFKQTGTWQRRKKSGALPE, via the coding sequence ATGGACATGATCAATCATCAAAACCCCGTCGAAATCCTCGGCCTCAGCAGGAGCTTTTCCCAGACAGGCGACACCCGGAACCGGGTGCTTCACAACCTGTCGCTTTCCATTGCCGAGCATGAGATCGTCGCTCTCGTCGGACGCTCCGGCTGTGGCAAGACAACGCTGCTGCACTGCCTCGCCGGACTGGTTTCGCCAGAAAGTGGGACCATCCTCCCCCGGATCTGGCAACCCACTCAGCCGTGGTCTTCCAAGATCATCGACTGCTGCCATGGGCAACTCTCGAGCAGAATCTGCTGCTGGCCCTTCAAGCAAACAGGAACATGGCAAAGGCGGAAAAAATCAGGCGCGTTGCCCGAATGA
- a CDS encoding Lrp/AsnC family transcriptional regulator yields MSKVLDSIDCKIIEILETEGRMSLADIGKQVDLTGPAVGERLRALRDQGYIASFGAKVDLRALGYSIQALVRIKPRSGQIHMVEKMIEEQPRFLSCDRVTGDDCYVARLAIADVSELDDILIPFHERAETHTSIVKSSLFANRLPPLRPNK; encoded by the coding sequence ATGTCAAAAGTGCTGGATAGCATTGATTGCAAGATCATCGAGATTCTCGAAACCGAGGGGCGGATGAGCCTTGCCGATATTGGCAAGCAGGTCGATCTAACCGGCCCTGCGGTAGGGGAACGCCTTCGGGCCTTGCGCGATCAGGGTTATATTGCCAGCTTTGGCGCAAAGGTCGATTTGCGTGCGCTCGGTTACTCCATTCAAGCGCTGGTGCGGATCAAGCCCCGCAGTGGCCAGATTCACATGGTCGAGAAGATGATCGAGGAACAGCCGCGGTTTCTGTCCTGTGATCGCGTGACAGGTGACGACTGCTATGTGGCGCGATTGGCCATTGCGGATGTTTCGGAGCTCGATGACATCCTGATCCCGTTCCATGAACGGGCGGAGACGCATACCTCGATCGTCAAATCGTCGCTGTTTGCAAACCGTCTGCCGCCTCTGCGCCCGAACAAGTGA
- a CDS encoding ABC transporter substrate-binding protein: protein MLKSLQRGLAATLAATVGLTMFAAASFAADVKEINVSYVTSPFNLQVMVTKLQGRLEKEFGKDGITVNWHEITSGAKQAQAMAAGSLDFGMVMNSTSVLMANAAGNPVKIVSAVSRPSETFALVAGKDGPKTIEDLKGKTVAGPKGTVLHQMLVAAVDKAGLEQNDVKFVSMDLPKARAAMLSGNVDAALLAASLVIKSVEEGAHVVTTASGLVTPKLVLASSAAFVEAHPDLVERVIKVHKEAQAFIDANRDEAIALGAKEKNISIEDATKLADWAGYTTSLAQDDLDSMKADMDFLVANDLIKQVVDLDDVVMPSAME, encoded by the coding sequence ATGCTGAAGTCACTACAACGCGGCCTCGCCGCAACCCTCGCAGCAACGGTCGGCCTGACCATGTTCGCTGCAGCAAGCTTCGCCGCCGACGTCAAGGAAATCAACGTCTCTTACGTAACCTCGCCTTTCAACCTTCAGGTCATGGTCACCAAATTGCAGGGCCGCCTCGAGAAGGAATTCGGGAAGGATGGCATCACCGTCAACTGGCACGAAATCACCTCTGGTGCCAAGCAGGCACAGGCCATGGCCGCCGGATCCCTCGATTTCGGCATGGTGATGAATTCCACCTCCGTGCTGATGGCCAATGCAGCAGGAAACCCGGTCAAGATCGTCTCAGCCGTCTCCCGTCCCTCCGAAACCTTCGCACTGGTTGCAGGCAAGGACGGCCCAAAAACCATTGAAGATCTGAAAGGCAAGACCGTCGCCGGACCCAAAGGCACCGTTCTGCATCAAATGCTGGTCGCAGCGGTCGATAAGGCAGGCCTTGAACAGAACGATGTAAAGTTCGTTTCGATGGATCTACCAAAGGCCCGCGCCGCGATGCTCTCTGGCAACGTTGATGCCGCTCTTCTTGCCGCGTCGCTGGTGATCAAGTCCGTCGAAGAAGGCGCCCATGTGGTGACCACAGCATCCGGCCTCGTCACCCCGAAGCTGGTCCTCGCTTCTTCCGCCGCGTTTGTTGAAGCCCATCCAGATCTCGTCGAACGTGTGATCAAGGTGCACAAGGAAGCGCAAGCCTTTATCGATGCCAACCGCGATGAGGCCATCGCACTGGGAGCCAAAGAGAAGAATATCTCCATTGAGGACGCCACCAAACTCGCCGACTGGGCAGGCTACACCACCAGCCTTGCCCAGGACGATCTCGACAGCATGAAAGCCGACATGGATTTTCTCGTTGCCAATGATCTGATTAAACAGGTCGTCGATCTCGATGATGTCGTCATGCCGAGCGCAATGGAGTAG